One Thiocapsa sp. genomic window, TGCGCAACGTTCATCGGCGCAGGGTGAGTCGGCCCCTAAGGCGAGGCCGCGAGGCGTAGTCGATGGGAAGCAGGTTAATATTCCTGCACCAGACCGAACTGCGATGGGGGGACGGAGAAGGCTAGGCCAGCCGGCAGTTGGTGTCCGGTTTAAGCGAGTAGGCAGGACCCTTAGGCAAATCCGGGGGTTCAATGTCGAGACGTGACGACGAGTTCTTACGGGAACGAAGTGGTTGATGCCATGCTTCCAGGAAAAGCCTCTAAGCTTCAGGTTCGGTGTGACCGTACCCCAAACCGACACAGGTGGGCAGGGTGAGAATCCCAAGGTGCTTGAGAGAACTCTGGTGAAGGAACTAGGCAAAATAGTACCGTAACTTCGGGAGAAGGTACGCCCCTGTCAGGTGGAGCCACTAGCGGGCCGAGCCGAGAGGGGTTGCAGTGACCAGGCCGCTGCGACTGTTTATTAAAAACACAGCACTCTGCAAACGCGTAAGCGGACGTATAGGGTGTGACGCCTGCCCGGTGCCGGAAGGTTAAGTGATGGGGTCATCTTCGGAGAAGCTCTTGATCGAAGCCCCGGTAAACGGCGGCCGTAACTATAACGGTCCTAAGGTAGCGAAATTCCTTGTCGGGTAAGTTCCGACCTGCACGAATGGCGTAACGATGGCGGCGCTGTCTCCACCAGAGACTCAGTGAAATTGAAATCTCGGTTAAGATGCCGAGTACCCGCGGCTAGACGGAAAGACCCCGTGAACCTTTACTACAGCTTTGCACTGGACGTTGAACCGACTTGTGTAGGATAGGTGGGAGGCTGCGAAGCGGTGACGCCAGTTGCCGTGGAGCCGACCTTGAAATACCACCCTGGTCTGTTTGACGTTCTAACCTCGACCCGTCATCCGGGTCAGGGACAGTGCATGGTGGGTAGTTTGACTGGGGCGGTCTCCTCCCAAAGCGTAACGGAGGAGCACGAAGGTACCCTAATCCCGGTCGGAAATCGGGAGTTTAGTGCAAAGGCATAAGGGTGCTTGACTGCGAGACGGACAAGTCGAGCAGGTACGAAAGTAGGTCTTAGTGATCCGGTGGTTCTGTATGGAAGGGCCATCGCTCAACGGATAAAAGGTACTCCGGGGATAACAGGCTGATACCGCCCAAGAGTTCATATCGACGGCGGTGTTTGGCACCTCGATGTCGGCTCATCACATCCTGGGGCTGAAGTCGGTCCCAAGGGTATGGCTGTTCGCCATTTAAAGTGGTACGCGAGCTGGGTTTAGAACGTCGTGAGACAGTTCGGTCCCTATCTGCCGTGGGCGTTGGAGACTTGAGGGAAGCTGCTCCTAGTACGAGAGGACCGGAGTGGACGAACCCCTGGTGTTCCGGTTGTCACGCCAGTGGCACTGCCGGGTAGCTATGTTCGGACGGGATAACCGCTGAAAGCATCTAAGCGGGAAGCCCCTCCCGAGATGAGGTCTCCCTAGGCACTCGATGCCTCTGAAGGTCCGTTGAAGACGACGACGTTGATAGGCAGGATGTGGACGTCCAGTAATGGGTGAAGCTAACCTGTACTAATTGACCGTGTGGCTTGACCATATAACACCCAAGCGCGTTGCGCCGGGTGCCGACACCTCGCACAGCAACGATCTCACCGAACAGGACGCGTCCCCGAGCGGGGCGCGACCGCCCGTTTTCCTGGCGGCCATAGAACACTGGAACCACCTGATCCCATTCCGAACTCAGACGTGAAACGGTGTCTCGCCGATGATAGTGTGGGGCCTCCCCATGCGAACGTAGGTCACCGCCAGGGCCTTATACCCAAAACCCCCGCCTCAAAACGGGGGTTTTTTTATGCCCGCGGAAAAGCGAGGCACTGCGTGCGCTCCGTGAGAGATTTCAGAAACCGGTAGATCCTTTACCCTAAACCGCGTCCCCGCTAAGGGCCGTGGATGCACCAAACGTCGACCTCACTCGAAAGTGAGCATCTCGCTCTGGACGCGGTTTAGTTCCCCGGACTCCGACGCGCGCTCCGAACCTCATGCTTCGGAACCCCCTTCGCCTGCTTCGCAATCCGATTCTTCGGCGGCGCTGCCGGTTGACCGTCGGAGATGGCGAGGAGGATGCCTAAACCGATGAATCCAGTGATCAGGCTACTTCCGCCGTGACTGATGAAGGGCAAGGGTAGGCCGGTGAGAGGGATGAACTTGGTGACCCCGCCGATATTGAGGAAGGTCTGGGTTGCGAGGACGGTCATGAGTCCGAGACCGACCAACCGGCCATCGTTGTCGCGTGCTCGGGATGCGACCAGGAGGCCCCGGCCGAACAGGATCAGGAAAAAGACAATTAGGATCGCGCATCCCGCGAACCCCAATTCCTCGCCAATCACCGAATAGATGAAATCCGATTGGGCGATCGGGGTGTATTGCGGGCTTCCGCGGCCGAATCCTTCTCCCCAGAGTCCCCCTGAGTACATTCCGGACAATCCTTGCAGGATCTGCCAGCTCCCTCCCGTGGGATCGCGGAAAGGCTCCAGCCAAGCCGTCAATCGCCGCTCTCCGTGGGGCAGAACCTTCAAGACGACCCCGGCTACTGCGACCGCGCCGATCCCGCCGAAGAGCAGATAGCCCAAACGCCCCGTCCCGACGAAGAGCATCGTCAGCATGGCGATGCTCAGAATGATGAAGAGTCCGAGGTCGCGTTGGACGACCAAGAGGCCCGCGAGTACCAGCCAGAAACCGGCGAGCGGCAGCAAGGCCCGCCACGGCGGCAGCGGCAAACCCTTTCCCCAAGCGCCGAGGGATCTTGCGTTGCGCGCGACAAAGCCC contains:
- a CDS encoding FtsW/RodA/SpoVE family cell cycle protein, which encodes MSRANGPIDIADTWDLRAPERALLAWCVVCIALGFVMLWGSTHVGGGVIDRLDLLPLGLYALSLLTLHLMLVTARFRGDQLILVAVAFLSGFGMLAQYRMGSFDTEGTISLNLLLFPIGLVLMGATAIILMRGRYQALAQGHWIWVWAALSLGLLAVLLMFGQRFRGGVYAAGLITPSEILKVTIVLFVAGFVARNARSLGAWGKGLPLPPWRALLPLAGFWLVLAGLLVVQRDLGLFIILSIAMLTMLFVGTGRLGYLLFGGIGAVAVAGVVLKVLPHGERRLTAWLEPFRDPTGGSWQILQGLSGMYSGGLWGEGFGRGSPQYTPIAQSDFIYSVIGEELGFAGCAILIVFFLILFGRGLLVASRARDNDGRLVGLGLMTVLATQTFLNIGGVTKFIPLTGLPLPFISHGGSSLITGFIGLGILLAISDGQPAAPPKNRIAKQAKGVPKHEVRSARRSPGN